ATCTCACATCTTGGACCACCGGTGTCGGCGTACCCCGGCTGGCCAGCCGGTCCGGAGTACGGGCCCGGCGCAGGCCGGCGGAGTTCGCCGCCACGAGCATCGCCTCCAGATGTTCGGCCGGCACCCCCCAGCCGAACAGCGCGCCCTGGCCGAACCGGCAGCCCGCCTCGACCACCACCGCCAGCTCGTCCGGGTTGGTGACCCCCTCGGCGATCACCTCCAGCCCCAGCTGGTGGCCGAGGCGCATCACCACGTCCACCATCGGGGCGAACGGCCGCCGGCCCGGCGCCGACGCTCGCGCCGGCTCCTGCCCGGCCACGCCCTGGTCCGCCACCAGACTGTGGTCGATCTTGAGGATGTCGATCGGCAGGTTCCGCAGCTGCCCGAGCGAGGAGTAACCGGCACCGAAATCGTCCAGTGCGATCCGCACGCCGGTCGACCGCAGCGCCTTGAGCCGGCGGATCAACTCGGCCAGGTCCCGGGCGACGGCGTGTTCGGTCACCTCCAGCACCAGCCGCTGCGGCGGCACCCGATGCCGACGCAGCGCCTCGTCGACCTGCACCACGTACTCCGGATCGTGCAGCTCGTGGGGCGAGACATTGACCGACGCCCACACGTCGTGTCCGTCGGCGAGCCAGCTCGACAGCTGCCGGCAGGCCTCGTCGAGCACCCACGCGCCGAGCTGGTTGATCATCCCGCACTCCTCGGCCAGCGGGATGAACTCGTCCGGCGGCACCCGGCCCAGTTCCGGGTGCTGCCAGCGGATCAGCGCCTCTGCCCCGACCGGACGCACCGACGGCACCGCCACCACCGGCTGGAACGCCAGCCGCAGCTCATCCCGGTCGATCGCGCCGCGCATCTCGTGTTCCAGCAGGGTCCGCCGCCGCTGGGCCTGGTCGTAGGTCAGGTCGTAGCGCTCGGCCCGGTTCTTGCCGCGCTGCTTCGCCGACCGCAACGCCAGGTCCGCGTTGCGCAACAACGACGGTACGTCCGCAGCCGTCGACCGGCACGCTATCCCGATGCTGACCGACAGGTAGACCGGGCCCGACTCGTGCGGGTACGGCGCGTTGAGCGCCCGCAGCAGCCGGGACGCGGTGCGGTGCGACTCGGCCGGATCGTCCAGCGGCAGCAGCGCCGCGAATTCGTCGCCGCCGAGCCGGGCCGTCAGGCCCGCGTCGCCCAGTTCCGCCGACAACCGCCGACCCACCTCGATCAGCACGGCGTCGCCGACGTCGTGGCCGCGCATGTCGTTGACATGCTTGAACCCGTCGAGGTCGAACGTGAACAGGACACCCGGGCCCTCGCCGGCCAACCGGTCGTAGAGCTCGTGCAGCAGCGCGCGCCGGTTCGCCAGGCCGGTCAACGGATCGGTGTGCGCCAGCCGACGAAAGTGCGCCTCGCTGCCGGCCAGCTGATCGGCGTAACGCCGTACCTCCAGCAGTGCGACGTACTGCCCCGCGACCAGGACCATGCCTTCGACGCTGGCGACCGCGACGGCGGCGGCCGTGAACTGGCCACCGCGCAGCACGTGATACATGCCGGCGACGGCCATCAGCGCCATCGGCGCGAAGGCGTACCCGGTGCCACGGCACGCGCCCCGGCGCCGCAGCGCGGTGACCAGGGCCACCCCGGCGGTGAAGGCGATCGTCGCGGTGCCGAGCGGCATCGCCGGGTGGCTCGTCGGGGTGCCCGCGCCCAGCAGCAGGGTCGGCGGCGACACCAGTACCCAGCCGGTGAACCAGAGCGCCGCCCCGACGGCAAGACAGTCGAGCAGGTCGCGTAGAGCCTGCCCGGACCAGACCCCGGTGCCCCGGACGCGGTCGGCGGCTGCCGCGCGGTGCCGGACGGCGGCGAACAGCAGGCCGGTGGCGAGCACAGCCGACAGTCCGCTCACCGACGCGAGCGCCTGCATGCCCGAGGGGAGGTGCACGGGACAACTCTGCCGGATCGATACCGCGCCGTGGGGCCGGGGTGGGTACCCGCGACAGGCGACATTCCGACAGGCGCCATCCCGACACGTGAAACACGCCACGGCGGCGGGCAGTCGGCCGGCAATCGTGGTGTAACACTTGTCGAATGCCTGAGCTGCGGTCGAAGACCTCCACGCACGGTCGGACGATGGCCGGCGCCCGGGCCCTGTGGCGGGCCACCGGGATGACCGACGACGATTTCGGCAAGCCGATCGTGGCCATCGCCAACAGTTTCACCCAGTTCGTACCCGGCCACGTCCATCTCAAGGACCTCGGCGGACTGGTCGCCGACTCGATCGCCGAAGCCGGCGGGGTCGGCCGCGAGTTCAACACGATCGCCGTCGACGACGGCATCGCCATGGGCCACGGCGGCATGCTCTACTCGCTGCCCAGCCGGGAGCTGATCGCCGACGCCGTCGAGTACATGGTCAACGCGCACTGCGCCGACGCCCTGGTCTGCATCTCCAACTGCGACAAGATCACCCCGGGGATGCTGCTCGCCGCGCTGCGGCTCAACATCCCGACCGTGTTCGTCTCCGGCGGCCCGATGGAGGCCGGCAAGACCGTCGCCGTCGAGGGCGTGGTGCACGCTAAGCTCGACCTGATCGACGCCATGATCGCCGCGTCGAACGACAACGTCACCGACGCCCAGCTCGACACCATCGAGCGCTCCGCCTGCCCGACCTGCGGCTCCTGCTCCGGCATGTTCACCGCCAACTCGATGAACTGCCTGACCGAGGCAGTCGGGCTGGCCCTGCCGGGCAACGGATCGACGCTGGCCACCCACGCCGCCCGCAAGTCGCTGTTCGTCGAGGCCGGCCGGACCGT
The sequence above is a segment of the Solwaraspora sp. WMMD406 genome. Coding sequences within it:
- a CDS encoding bifunctional diguanylate cyclase/phosphodiesterase, giving the protein MQALASVSGLSAVLATGLLFAAVRHRAAAADRVRGTGVWSGQALRDLLDCLAVGAALWFTGWVLVSPPTLLLGAGTPTSHPAMPLGTATIAFTAGVALVTALRRRGACRGTGYAFAPMALMAVAGMYHVLRGGQFTAAAVAVASVEGMVLVAGQYVALLEVRRYADQLAGSEAHFRRLAHTDPLTGLANRRALLHELYDRLAGEGPGVLFTFDLDGFKHVNDMRGHDVGDAVLIEVGRRLSAELGDAGLTARLGGDEFAALLPLDDPAESHRTASRLLRALNAPYPHESGPVYLSVSIGIACRSTAADVPSLLRNADLALRSAKQRGKNRAERYDLTYDQAQRRRTLLEHEMRGAIDRDELRLAFQPVVAVPSVRPVGAEALIRWQHPELGRVPPDEFIPLAEECGMINQLGAWVLDEACRQLSSWLADGHDVWASVNVSPHELHDPEYVVQVDEALRRHRVPPQRLVLEVTEHAVARDLAELIRRLKALRSTGVRIALDDFGAGYSSLGQLRNLPIDILKIDHSLVADQGVAGQEPARASAPGRRPFAPMVDVVMRLGHQLGLEVIAEGVTNPDELAVVVEAGCRFGQGALFGWGVPAEHLEAMLVAANSAGLRRARTPDRLASRGTPTPVVQDVRSVDSSHEMRQA